A segment of the Blastocatellia bacterium genome:
CATGTGTGAGAGCAGGATGAGATCCGTGTCGCCGGAAGGAAGGGATCACCGAGACGGCTTTGATGGGCCTTGGTGGCGCTACCCCGTGCTTCGCAACGCGCTCATGGCCGGCGCGCTGGCTGGTGCCGGATTCGTCCTCGCCCATCTGGGGCTGATCTCCTCGCAAGCCGAAGGCGTGTTTTACCTCCTGGCGATCCCCTTGGGCGGGTATCACTGGGGTCGCGAGGCTGTGGAGGCACTGGTTCGCGAACGGGTCGTCGGGATCGACTTGTTGATGCTCGCGGCGACGGTGGGATCCGGCATCTTAGGCCTCTGGGATGAAGCGGCCTTTCTCGTCTTTCTCTACGGGTCCGCCGAAGGCTTGGAGGAGTACACGTATGCCAGGACGCGGTCCGCGATCCGGGCCTTGCTCGATCTCGCGCCCAAGGAAGCTCACGTCCTGCGGAATGGAGAGGAACTGACCATACCAGCTGAACGCCTCCAGGTGGGCGATCATTTCCTGATTCGCCCTGGGGAGACGCTTCCCACCGACGGGATCATCCAATCAGGAAGCTCGAGCCTCGATGAATCTCCGATTACGGGAGAATCCATTCCCGTGGACAAGGGGCCAGGGATGAGGGTCTTCGCTG
Coding sequences within it:
- a CDS encoding cation-transporting P-type ATPase: MRSVSPEGRDHRDGFDGPWWRYPVLRNALMAGALAGAGFVLAHLGLISSQAEGVFYLLAIPLGGYHWGREAVEALVRERVVGIDLLMLAATVGSGILGLWDEAAFLVFLYGSAEGLEEYTYARTRSAIRALLDLAPKEAHVLRNGEELTIPAERLQVGDHFLIRPGETLPTDGIIQSGSSSLDESPITGESIPVDKGPGMRVFAGSLNRHGLLEVEATASFQDNTLAKIIHLVEEAQERKGAAQQWIERFGRRYSPLVLLASLGFLLVPGLLGLPVADWAM